TTTAGTTATAGAACTTAAAAGAGGAGAGTCTCCTGAAATTATTTTAAATAATTTGTATAAGAATACACAATTGCAAGATACTCTCGGTATGAATTTGGTTGCGCTAGTACATGGTCAGCCTAAATTATTAAATCTTAAGCAAATTATTAGTTATTTTCTAGAGCATCGTCGAGAAGTAGTTACCAGAAGGACTGTTTTTAGGTTAAATAAGGCTAAGAATCGTGCTCATATATTGGAAGGATTGGCAGTAGCTTTAGCTAATATAGATGAGTTTATATTAATAATTAAAACTGCAGCCAGTCCTTTAATTGCTCGTCAAAATTTGATGAATAAGGATTGGCCATCTGATTTAGTTGGGTCAATGATTAGCAAGTTTGAAACTAATGGAGTTTCTAAAGAAAATTATAAACCAGCGGTTGTTGGTGATAATTTTGGAATAGTAGAAGGTAATTTATATAGGTTAAGTGAATGGCAGGCGCAAGAAATATTAAATATGCGTTTACAACGATTGACTGGTTTAGAACAAGATAAAGTTTTTGATGAATATAAAGAAACAATGTCAATAATATCTGATTTACTAGATATTTTATCTAATCATGAAAGAGTAACCGATATCATTAAGGAAGAGTTGATTTTAATAAAAGATGAGTTCTCTAGTGAGATAAAAGATCCAAGAAAATCTTATATAGAAGCTAATACGACTGAATTAGTTACAGAAGATTTAATTGTGCCAAATGATATGGTTGTTACTTTATCATACAATGGGTATTTAAAAAGTCAGCCTTTATCTGAGTATCATGCTCAAAAGAGAGGGGGTCATGGCAAACAAGCAACTTCTATTAAAGATGATGATTGGATTGAGCATTTGTTTATAGCAAATTCTCATGAATATTTATTATTCTTCTCTGATTTAGGAAGAGTTTATTGGATAAAAGTTTGGGAAACTCCTCAGGGCAGTAGAGGATCGAAAGGAAAACCAGTAATTAATTTATTTCCATTATCTAGTAATGAAAAAATTACAGTTATTTTGCCAGTAAAAGATTTTAGTGAAGATCTATATGTTTTTATGGCAACAGCTAAAGGTACTGTGAAAAAAACACCGTTATCTGATTTCTCTAATCCAAGAAAAAATGGCATTATAGCTGTAGGTTTAAATGATGGAGATTATTTGATTGGAGCAGAACTGACAAATGGTGATTATGATGTGATGCTTTTCTCAGACTCTGGAAAAGCTGTAAGGTTTAATGAAAAAGATGTTCGTTCTATGGGAAGAAGTGCTCGTGGTGTACGTGGTATGATCTTAGGAAAGAACCAACAGGTAGTATCTTTATTAGTATCTAACAATGAAGATAAGAGTGTTTTGATAGCTACAGAAAATGGCTTTGGAAAAAGAACTTCCATTAAGCAGTACACTGTGCATAATAGAAGTACAAAAGGTATGATTGCAATACAGAATAGCAAACGTAATGGTAAGGTTATTGGTGCTGTTTTAGTAAACCCAAATGATGAAATAATGTTAATTACTACTGCGGGTGTTTTAGTTAGAACTAGAATTGCTGAAATTAGGAATATGGGTAGAATTACACAAGGTGTTACCTTGATAAATATTGCTAAAGGCAGTTATTTATCAAAAGTTAGAAAAGTTGTTGAGTCTGATGATGAAGTTGTTATTGATCATATAAAAGTAATAGAGTAGTTATCTTAATTAATTTTTGTATTTTTTTGATCATAAATAGTTAGGAGTTCATCTGAGAATGGATCAAATTTGGAATTTTTCATCTGGTCCCGCTGCTTTGCCTAAAAGTGTATTAGAACAGATTTCGCATGATGTAATTAATTGGAATGATACTGGCTTTTCTATATTAGAGATGAGTCATAGAAGTGATTATTTTGCTAATATTTGTTATGAAGCAGAATACGACTTGCGTGGTTTATTGAATTTAAGTAATGATTATGCAATTATTTTTACGCATGCTGGAGGTCATGGGGCTAATGCTTTTGTTCCCATGAACCTTATGGCTAGATGTTACAGCAGAAATGCTGATTTTATAGTTTCAGGTCATTGGTCTTATACATCTTATCTTGAAGCAAAAAAATATGGAAATGTACGTATAGCTGCAGATAATAATTCTATTTTAAATCATAATAATCTTAAATATAAGACTCGTAGATGGATGCCTCTTTTAGAAAATTGGAAATTAAGTAAAGAATCTTCTTATATTCATTTATGTAGTAATGAAACCATTGATGGCATTGAGTTTATTGACTGGCCTATTTTATCAGATATGTCTGTTGATTCTGTACTAGTTGTGGATGCATCCTCTAATTTTTTGACAAGGCCATTAGCTATAGAAAGAACTGGACTAGTATTCTCTTGCGCTCAAAAAAATATTGGTGTTGCAGGTCTTACTGTTGTTATAATTAGAAAGGATTTATTAGAAAAATTTTTGCCATCATGCCCCTCATCTTTCAATTATACTAATATTTTTAAAGCAAATTCTTTGTACAGCACTCCGCCAATATTTCCAATTTATGTAGCTGGTCTAATGTTTAAATGGTTAAAGACAAAAGGCGGCTTATCTATTGTGGCTGAAGAGAACAGGGTGAAATCTTCAGTTTTTTATGATTATCTAGACTCTACTGACTTTTATCAGAATGAAGTAGAAAGAAGTGTAAGGTCAAGAGTAAATATTCCTTTTATGATAAAAGATAATGTTTTGACTAATGTTTTCTTATCAGAGGCTAAAAAATTAGGTCTAATAAATTTAAATGGACATAGAACTGTAGGTGGATTAAGAGCTTCTATCTATAACGCTATGTCGATGTCCGGTGTTTTATCTTTGATTAAATATATGAGAGATTTCGAGTGTCATTATGGATGATGAAGTATTGTTACAATCAAGTTTGCTGCCTTTGCGTAATTTAATAGATGATATTGATCAGCAAATCTTGGAATTATTAAATAAACGTGCTGAAGTAGTTATTAAAGTAGGTGATATTAAAAATAATACAAAGTTTAATTCAGCAGTTTTTAAGCCAGATAGAGAGGCTCAGATTATAGATGCTTTGCAAAATAAAAATAGAGGTCCTTTTCAAAAAGATGCTATCTATTATGTTTGGAAAGAGATTATGTCTGCTTGCCGTGATTTAGAACGTCGTACAAAAGTTGCTTATCTAGGGCCATCAGGATCATTTTCTGAGCAAGCAGCATTTGAGCATTTAGGACATTCTATGGATAGATTGTCGTGTGCTTCTTTTGATGAAGTTTTTTATTCAGTAGAGAATGGTAAGGCTGATATTGGCATTGTTCCTATTGAGAATTCTCTTGAAGGGGCTGTTAATAGGAGTTTAGATCTTTTTCTTAATACTAATGTGAAAATATTAGGAGAGCGTTCATTAATAATAGAGCATTGTTTGCTTACTAAGAATGGAACAATGGATGGTGTTAATAAAATAATGGCACACCCTCAAGCATTAGCTCAATGTCAAAATTGGTTAAATAAAAATTTTCCTAATATAGAAAGGGTTCCTGCTTCTAGCAATTCTGAAGCAGCTCGTTATGCTTCATCTAATCATAATTCTGCTGCTATAGCTGGGATGATAGCAGCAGACTCTTGGGGTTTGAAGGCAGTTTATTCTAAGATACAGGATGATATTAATAATCGGACTCGTTTTGTTGCTATAGGCAATTCAGAATCAATGCCTAGCGGTAAAGATAAAACAAGTTTGATTTTGGCTGTTCCAAATCGATCTTGTGCTGTTTATGAAATGATAAAGCCATTTGCTACTAATCATGTTTCTATGACTCGCTTTGAATCTAGACCTGCTCGTACTGGGCAGTGGGAATATTATTTCTATATAGATATAGAAGGTCACCAGAATGATGAAAATGTTTTTAATGCTTTACGTTTGATAAAATCGCAAGTAGCATTTTTTAAGATATTAGGTTCTTATCCAGCACAGTGAGTAAATTATGGTTATTGAAAATAGATTTTTTTTGCCAGATTATATAAAAAAAATTAATCCTTATCAGGCAGGAAAACCAATAGAGGAATTAGCGAGAGAGTTTAATATAGATCCAAAATGTATTGTTAAACTTGCTTCTAATGAGAATCCTCTTGGTGTTTCTGATAGTGTATTAAATATAATAACTCAGTCTTTCAGGACTATATCTAGATATCCAGATGCTAATGGTTTTGATTTAAAATATGCTTTATCCAAAAAATATTCTATTCCAATAGAAAATATTGTTCTGGGTAATGGTTCGAATGATATACTAGAGTTAATATCTCTGGCTTTTTTAGATAACAGATCTTCTGCAATATATTCTGAATATTCATTTGCTGTTTACAAAATAGCTACTCAAGCAAGAGGCTCTAGGCATATACAAATACCATCTATTGACTATAAGCATGATTTAAAAAAATTTTATGATGCAATAAGTGATGATACTAGATTGATTTTTATTGCCAATCCAAATAATCCAACTGGTACTTTTATACCTAAGAATGACATCATTGATTTTTTAGATAGTGTATATAAAAAATATAGCAGCAAAGTTTTAGTAGTTTTAGATGAAGCTTACACTGAATATTTAGATGAAATTGATAGATTTGATAGTTTTTCTTTAATACAAAAATATCCAAATTTAATAGTAGTAAGAACTTTTTCAAAAGCTTATGGACTTGCTGGGTTGCGTGTCGGCTTTTCAGTTTCTCATCCTGATATAGCTGATTTTATAAACAGAGTAAGACAACCATTTAATGTAAATTCATTAGCTCAATTAGCAGCTATTGCAGCTTTAGAAGATCAAGACTTTTTATATAAAAGTTGTGTACTAAATAAGGAAGAAAAACATCATTTGTATGAATCATTTGATTCTTTAAATCTGGAGTATATTCCTAGTTTTGGAAATTTTGTATTAGTTAAAGTGGGGAATGCTAAAAATATAAATTTTGAATTATTAAAAAGAGGAATTATTGTTCGTCCAGTTGATAATTATGGTTTATCAGAGTGGCTTAGAGTGACTATTGGTAAGAAATTAGAGAATACATTGTTTTTAAATACACTAAAGGATATTATTAACAAGGTATGAATAATAAAAATGATGTTTTATTTAAAAATTGTGATGTATCAATTTTATCTATTATTGGTGTTGGCTTAATAGGTTCTTCTTTTGCTTTGGCTCTGAGGAGATCCGGTTATAATGGTCGTATCATTGGTGTGGATAATAACCAGGAATCTTTGATACGCGCTAAAGAACTAAAAATCATAGATGACCATGGTAGTTTAGAATTTGCTGTTTCAAGAGCAAATTTTATAATGTTAGCTACTCCAGTTGGTCATGTAAGAGATTTGTTATTGAAAATAAAACCTAATTTGTTACCAGATGCAATAATAACAGATGTAGGCAGTACAAAAATGGATACAATTAATGCAGCTTATGATGTTTTAGATGATTGTGTCTGTCAATTTATTCCAGGCCATCCTATAGCAGGAATAGAGAAAACAGGTCCAGACGCTGCAACTGCAGAACTTTTTAATCAGCAGAATGTTGTTATTACTCCCTTGATAGAAAATAGAAAAATAGATCTAGATATTATAAGTAATTTTTGGTTGTGTTGCGGTGCAAATGTAATGTATATGAGCCCAGAAGAACATGATAGTATCTTTGCTTCTGTTAGTCATTTGCCTCATTTTCTATCTTATATGTATATGTCTCAGGTAGCATCTTCTGAAAATTGCGATAGAAGATTATCATTAGCTGGTTCTGGGTTTAGAGATTTCAGTAGAATATCTGCTAGTTCTCCAGATATGTGGTGTGATATATTTTTTTCTAATAAGAAATTTATAGAGATAGAGTTGGAGAAAGTACTTTCTTTAATTTTAATGGCTAGAAAAGCGTTAGATACAAAAGATAGGAAATTGTTGTATTCAATTTTAGAAAAAGCCTCTATTGCTCGCCGTAACTGGTTTAAGGAATAAATGTATGGATCAAAAAATGGCTTATTTGGATTTAGGTAAATATTGTAAAGCTGAGGGTGGTTTTATTCTGCCAGGTTCAAAAAGCATTTCTAATAGAGTATTATTATTATCGGCTTTGTCTAACGGAGTAACAGAAATTAATGGTTTATTAAGTTCTGATGATACCAAAGTTATGATAGATGCTCTATCTAAATTAGGCATTATCATTGTAGATAAAGATATAAATAATATTGAATTAATAAGCAATGGCAGCTTGAATAATGGAAGTTTTGATTTATTTTTAGGTAATGCTGGTACTGCATTACGTCCATTGCTTGCTGTTCTCTCTTTTATGGATGGATATTATAAGCTGCATGGTGTTCCAAGAATGCATGAGCGTCCGATTAGAGATTTAGTGAATGCATTGAGGCAATTGGGATGCAATATTAAATATTATGATAAGGAAGGATACCCACCTTTGATAGTTAGTCCTTTTATAAAATCTAATACAGATAGTGTTTCTATAAAAGGCTCTGTATCTAGTCAATTTTTAACTGCTTTATTATTAGCAGCTCCTGTGTTTACAAATAAAAATAAAACTAATCTTACTATTAATTTAGATGGAGAATTAATTTCAAAACCATATATAGATATTACTTTAAATTTGATGGAAAAATTTGGGGTTGTTGTTAATAGAATATCAAATGATAGTTTTTTTATAAATCATGAAGATTTTTATACTACTCCTGGCAAAATATCTGTTGAAGGTGATGCTTCTGCTGCATCTTATTTTCTAGCTTTAGGAGCTATTGCTGGAGGACCTATTATTATTAATGGTGTAGGAAATAATAGTATTCAAGGTGATATAGAGTTTACGAAGTTTTTAACATCTATAGGAGCCAATATTAAATTTTCGGAAAATTCTATTGAATCCAGTGGTATTTTGGTATGTAATGGGGAGAAATTAAAATCTTTTGATGTTGATTTTAATATGATACCTGATGCTGCTATGACTGCTGCTGTATTAGCGCTATATGCTGATGGAAAATGTTTTTTACGCAATATAGGCAGTTGGCGTGTGAAAGAAACAGATAGAATAAATGCTATGCAAGTTGAGTTAAGTAAGTTTGGTGTTAAGGTAGAGTCTGGTGATGACTGGTTATCTATTGATCCAATTGATATAGATAATTGGCCATCCCATGTATCTATAGATACATGGGATGATCATAGAATGGCCATGTGTTTTTCTTTGACTGCATTTGGCAAAACCAATGTAAGGATTATGGATCCTTCTTGCGTTAATAAGACATTTCCAGAATATTTTGATGTGTATAACAAAATGTTAATACAAAAGATATAAAGTGCTAATATTTGTCTGCCTGTGAACATAAAGAACAATATCCCAATTATTGCAATTGATGGCCCCACCGCTTCTGGTAAAGGGACGGTAGCTTTTTCTTTAGCAAAAATATTAGGTTGGTCAATTTTAGATTCTGGTGCCATATATAGATCTTTAGCTTTTTTTATTATTCAAAATAGTATTTCATATACTGATATTAATGCAATTTTAAGTTTATTAAAAACATTAAAATTTTCTTTTCATAGTAATAATATACATGTTAATAGTTTAGATATTACTGAGAAAATTAGGAATGAAGATGTTGGTAAATTGGCTTCTATTATTTCAGAGAATAGAATTATTCGTGATTCTTTGTTAAATATACAGCGTAGCTGTATTCAAGAGCCTGGTTTGATAGCTGATGGTAGAGATATGGGCACAGTAGTTTTTCCTTTTGCCAGTTTAAAAATTTTTTTAACTGCAAATATTGATATAAGAGTGGAAAGACGTTATAAACAGTTGATAACTAGTAAAGTCTCTGTTAACATTAGCAACCTTAGAAGTGCTATAATAGATAGGGATTTAAGAGATACTCAACGTGTAGTATCACCTTTAATACCTGCTTATGATGCTCATATATTGGATTCTTCTTATCTTACAAATGATGAAACAGTAAGCGTAATATTAGATTTATGGAAGAATAGGCACTACTAATATTTTTGAGGATTAATAAAATATTAGTAGTTTTTTTAACTCCACCAATTATTTGGTGTGTATTTTTATGGTCTTTGTACCGAATGGTTTAATACTCCTATGTCATTATTTTCATCAAACGCTAGTAGCGGAGAGAGTTTTGCTGAATTATTTGCAGAAAGTTTAAAAAAACAAGACATGAAGTCTGGTGAAGTAATTAGCGCTGAAGTTGTAAGAATAGATCATAACTTTGTTGTTGTGAATGCTGGACTTAAATCAGAAGCCTTAATACCTTTAGAAGAATTTTTAGATGATCAAGGCAATATAGAAGTAAATACAGGAG
The sequence above is drawn from the Candidatus Kinetoplastibacterium crithidii (ex Angomonas deanei ATCC 30255) genome and encodes:
- the gyrA gene encoding DNA gyrase subunit A, producing MNSFAMEMLPISLEEEMRRSYLDYAMSVIVGRALPDVRDGLKPVHRRVLFAMHELNNDWNRAYKKSARIVGDVIGKYHPHGDQSVYDTIVRMAQDFSMRYVLVDGQGNFGSVDGDSAAAMRYTEIRLAKISHELLADIDSETVDFGLNYDGSEKEPLVLPTKLPNLLINGGSGIAVGMATNIPPHNLREVISGCLFCLDNPDCSIDELIDFIPAPDFPTGGIIYGLSGVRDGYRTGRGKVLMRAKTHFEEYGREHKSAIIVDEIPYQVNKKTLQERIAELVNSKRIEGISDIRDESDKDGMRLVIELKRGESPEIILNNLYKNTQLQDTLGMNLVALVHGQPKLLNLKQIISYFLEHRREVVTRRTVFRLNKAKNRAHILEGLAVALANIDEFILIIKTAASPLIARQNLMNKDWPSDLVGSMISKFETNGVSKENYKPAVVGDNFGIVEGNLYRLSEWQAQEILNMRLQRLTGLEQDKVFDEYKETMSIISDLLDILSNHERVTDIIKEELILIKDEFSSEIKDPRKSYIEANTTELVTEDLIVPNDMVVTLSYNGYLKSQPLSEYHAQKRGGHGKQATSIKDDDWIEHLFIANSHEYLLFFSDLGRVYWIKVWETPQGSRGSKGKPVINLFPLSSNEKITVILPVKDFSEDLYVFMATAKGTVKKTPLSDFSNPRKNGIIAVGLNDGDYLIGAELTNGDYDVMLFSDSGKAVRFNEKDVRSMGRSARGVRGMILGKNQQVVSLLVSNNEDKSVLIATENGFGKRTSIKQYTVHNRSTKGMIAIQNSKRNGKVIGAVLVNPNDEIMLITTAGVLVRTRIAEIRNMGRITQGVTLINIAKGSYLSKVRKVVESDDEVVIDHIKVIE
- the serC gene encoding 3-phosphoserine/phosphohydroxythreonine transaminase; the encoded protein is MDQIWNFSSGPAALPKSVLEQISHDVINWNDTGFSILEMSHRSDYFANICYEAEYDLRGLLNLSNDYAIIFTHAGGHGANAFVPMNLMARCYSRNADFIVSGHWSYTSYLEAKKYGNVRIAADNNSILNHNNLKYKTRRWMPLLENWKLSKESSYIHLCSNETIDGIEFIDWPILSDMSVDSVLVVDASSNFLTRPLAIERTGLVFSCAQKNIGVAGLTVVIIRKDLLEKFLPSCPSSFNYTNIFKANSLYSTPPIFPIYVAGLMFKWLKTKGGLSIVAEENRVKSSVFYDYLDSTDFYQNEVERSVRSRVNIPFMIKDNVLTNVFLSEAKKLGLINLNGHRTVGGLRASIYNAMSMSGVLSLIKYMRDFECHYG
- the pheA gene encoding prephenate dehydratase translates to MDDEVLLQSSLLPLRNLIDDIDQQILELLNKRAEVVIKVGDIKNNTKFNSAVFKPDREAQIIDALQNKNRGPFQKDAIYYVWKEIMSACRDLERRTKVAYLGPSGSFSEQAAFEHLGHSMDRLSCASFDEVFYSVENGKADIGIVPIENSLEGAVNRSLDLFLNTNVKILGERSLIIEHCLLTKNGTMDGVNKIMAHPQALAQCQNWLNKNFPNIERVPASSNSEAARYASSNHNSAAIAGMIAADSWGLKAVYSKIQDDINNRTRFVAIGNSESMPSGKDKTSLILAVPNRSCAVYEMIKPFATNHVSMTRFESRPARTGQWEYYFYIDIEGHQNDENVFNALRLIKSQVAFFKILGSYPAQ
- the hisC gene encoding histidinol-phosphate transaminase, whose translation is MVIENRFFLPDYIKKINPYQAGKPIEELAREFNIDPKCIVKLASNENPLGVSDSVLNIITQSFRTISRYPDANGFDLKYALSKKYSIPIENIVLGNGSNDILELISLAFLDNRSSAIYSEYSFAVYKIATQARGSRHIQIPSIDYKHDLKKFYDAISDDTRLIFIANPNNPTGTFIPKNDIIDFLDSVYKKYSSKVLVVLDEAYTEYLDEIDRFDSFSLIQKYPNLIVVRTFSKAYGLAGLRVGFSVSHPDIADFINRVRQPFNVNSLAQLAAIAALEDQDFLYKSCVLNKEEKHHLYESFDSLNLEYIPSFGNFVLVKVGNAKNINFELLKRGIIVRPVDNYGLSEWLRVTIGKKLENTLFLNTLKDIINKV
- a CDS encoding prephenate dehydrogenase, with the protein product MNNKNDVLFKNCDVSILSIIGVGLIGSSFALALRRSGYNGRIIGVDNNQESLIRAKELKIIDDHGSLEFAVSRANFIMLATPVGHVRDLLLKIKPNLLPDAIITDVGSTKMDTINAAYDVLDDCVCQFIPGHPIAGIEKTGPDAATAELFNQQNVVITPLIENRKIDLDIISNFWLCCGANVMYMSPEEHDSIFASVSHLPHFLSYMYMSQVASSENCDRRLSLAGSGFRDFSRISASSPDMWCDIFFSNKKFIEIELEKVLSLILMARKALDTKDRKLLYSILEKASIARRNWFKE
- the aroA gene encoding 3-phosphoshikimate 1-carboxyvinyltransferase, yielding MDQKMAYLDLGKYCKAEGGFILPGSKSISNRVLLLSALSNGVTEINGLLSSDDTKVMIDALSKLGIIIVDKDINNIELISNGSLNNGSFDLFLGNAGTALRPLLAVLSFMDGYYKLHGVPRMHERPIRDLVNALRQLGCNIKYYDKEGYPPLIVSPFIKSNTDSVSIKGSVSSQFLTALLLAAPVFTNKNKTNLTINLDGELISKPYIDITLNLMEKFGVVVNRISNDSFFINHEDFYTTPGKISVEGDASAASYFLALGAIAGGPIIINGVGNNSIQGDIEFTKFLTSIGANIKFSENSIESSGILVCNGEKLKSFDVDFNMIPDAAMTAAVLALYADGKCFLRNIGSWRVKETDRINAMQVELSKFGVKVESGDDWLSIDPIDIDNWPSHVSIDTWDDHRMAMCFSLTAFGKTNVRIMDPSCVNKTFPEYFDVYNKMLIQKI
- the cmk gene encoding (d)CMP kinase; protein product: MNIKNNIPIIAIDGPTASGKGTVAFSLAKILGWSILDSGAIYRSLAFFIIQNSISYTDINAILSLLKTLKFSFHSNNIHVNSLDITEKIRNEDVGKLASIISENRIIRDSLLNIQRSCIQEPGLIADGRDMGTVVFPFASLKIFLTANIDIRVERRYKQLITSKVSVNISNLRSAIIDRDLRDTQRVVSPLIPAYDAHILDSSYLTNDETVSVILDLWKNRHY